Sequence from the Candidatus Cloacimonadota bacterium genome:
TCGCTGAAGCAGATGAGATCGTAAAAATACAATGCCACTATTGTAATAAAGATTATGAATTCAACGCAGCAAGCATGAAGAAAATAATCAAAGCAGCCAAGAAATGAGCTGTTAATATAAGAGATAGTTTTCGAGGTAATGGTCTATGGGAAATAATGTATTGTTAGCCTTTCTGTTGACGTTAGGAGCCGGTTTAGCTACTGGAATAGGGAGTTTTCTGGCTTTCTTTACTAAACGAACAAATACGAAATTCTTAGCTGTTGCCCTTGGATTTTCTGCAGGTGTTATGGTCTATGTTTCCATGATAGAGATTTTCTTCAAGGCGAAAGAGTCTTTAGTCGCTGAATTAGGAAAGACTACAGGTTCATGGTTAACAGTAATATCTTTTTTTGCTGGGATCTTACTCATTGGAGTTATAGATAAAATCATTCCGGCTGTAGAGAATCCACACGAAATGCATAAAGTAGAGGAAGTTGATAAGATCGAGGATATAATCAATGCCGAATCAGAGGATGAGAAAGCTAGGTTAACCAGATTGTTATTAAAAGATAAAAAAAATGGGCCTGATCATACTTCTTTTAATCCCCAAAAGCTCCATCGTATGGGCATTTTTACTGCTTTGGCGATAACAATACACAACTTCCCGGAAGGACTGGCAACTTTCATAGCAGCTCTGCAAGAGCCTGCTTTGGGAATAGCAATAGCAGTGGCAATCGCCCTGCATAACATTCCTGAAGGTATAGCTGTTTCTGTTCCAAT
This genomic interval carries:
- the zupT gene encoding zinc transporter ZupT; protein product: MGNNVLLAFLLTLGAGLATGIGSFLAFFTKRTNTKFLAVALGFSAGVMVYVSMIEIFFKAKESLVAELGKTTGSWLTVISFFAGILLIGVIDKIIPAVENPHEMHKVEEVDKIEDIINAESEDEKARLTRLLLKDKKNGPDHTSFNPQKLHRMGIFTALAITIHNFPEGLATFIAALQEPALGIAIAVAIALHNIPEGIAVSVPIYFATGSKKKAFMYSFLSGLAEPLGAIVGYLILMPFLTETLFGVVFAMVGGIMVYISFDELLPAAQKYGEHHLSIYGLVAGMAVMAVSLLILF